The Hymenobacter oligotrophus genome segment CGGTGGCCGCTTCCATCATTCGCTCCTTAAAATAGCCCTTGGCCACGGTGAGGTTGCCCGACAGGATGTTGCGGATTTGCTGAATGTGCTGGTTGTAAATTTCTTCCTCAATCAGGTCCTGACACGGCCCTTTGCAGTTGCCAAGGTGGTACTCCAAGCACACCTTGTATTTGCCGGCGGCCACGTTTTCGGGCGAGAGGTTGTAGGTGCACGTGCGTAGCGGGTACAAAGCTCTGATGAGCTCCAGAATAAGGTTCATGCCCGTTACGCTGGCGTAGGGGCCGTAGTAGCGCGAGCCGTCGTTGATTTTGTTACGCGTGGGCAGCACCCGCGGAAACCGCTCGTTGGTGATGCACAGGTACGGGTACGTTTTGCCATCCTTCAGCAGGATGTTGTACTTGGGCTGGTGCTGCTTGATGAGGTTGTTCTCCAGCAGAAACGCATCCGATTCCGAATCGACGATGGTAAACTCGATGCGCTCGATGTTTTTGACGAGCTGCTGGGTTTTCTTGTTGTGGTCTTGCTTAGTGAAGTAGCTGCTCACGCGTTTGCGCAAGTCCACGGCTTTGCCGACGTAGATGATACGCCCTTCGGCATCAAAGTATTTGTAGATACCCGGCCGGTGCGGCAGGTGTCGGATTTGCTCTTGCAGGTGGGCTTGGGCAGCCATAGAAAAGTAGTAGCAGAGGTAAGCAGGGTTTTAAACTACCAAAACATCAACGAGGTTGACAGAATTCACCTAGGTCGCGCGTCGGATGCCTTGGGCCAGGGGCAACGTAGGCAGGAGCCCTAGGTGGCCGCCGGCAACAAAACAGCCCCGCTTGCAGGGCAGGCGGGGCTGTAATGATAAAAAGTACGTGGGGCTAAATATCTTGGTCCTCGAGGTCCTGAATGTCCACTTGGTTCAGTTTCTGCTCGTACGGAATGGTGTCGCGCTGGGCGCCGTAGTAACGCGAGCAGTCGATTTCAATATCCAACGGCTTCTGCGGTTTCGGAAACTCGCCGGTGCTGATGCCGATGTCTTTGTTGTGCTTGTACACCTGCCGCATAAACAGGCCATAGATGGGCAGAGCCAGGCGCGAGCCTTGGCCGTATGCACCCGTGCGGAAGTGAATGCTGCGGTCTTCGCCGCCTACCCACGTGCCGCACACCAAGTCGGGCGTCATGCCCATAAACCACGCATCGGAGTAGTTAGAGGTGGTGCCGGTTTTGCCGGCCATCTGGTGCGGAAATTTGAAGCCGTTGCGCAGAATGATGGAGGTACCACCTTGCTCTTCCACGGCGCCGCGCATCATGTACGTCATCAGATAAGCGGTTTCCTCGTTCAGGGCCTCCTTAGTTTGGGCCACAAACTCGCGCAGCACGTTGCCGTTTTTGTCCTCGATGCGCGTTACCATCATCGGGGCCGTCCAAACGCCCCGGTTTACGAACGTGCTGTACGCCCCCGACAACTCGTAAATGCTCACGTCGGACGAGCCAAAGCCCACGGCTGGCACCGCCTCAATGGGCGAGGTAATACCTAGGCGCTTAGCGTAGGCCACAATGGTTTCGGGGCCCAGCTTTTGTACCAGCCAAGCCGTAATCGAGTTCATCGAGCGAGCCAACGCCTGCCGCAGCGTGAAAGTGCGACCCGAGAAACCGCCCTCGAAGTTTTTGGGCGTGTAGGGCGCGCGGCCCGCCACGGCCGGGAAGGTGGTAGCCACGTCGGGGCGCTGGTAGCAAGGCGAGTAGCCCTGGTCGATGGCGGCTACGTACACAAAGGGCTTAAACGTGGAGCCCGGCTGGCGCTTGCCCTGCTTTACGTGGTCGTACTTAATGTACTTGAAGTTGATGCCGCCTACCCAAGCCTTGATATGGCCGTTGAGCGGATTCATGGCCATAAAGCCGGCGTGCAGCAGGCGCTTGTAGTAAGCCAGCGAATCCATCGGCGACATGGTCACTTCTTTCTCGCCGCCGTTCCACGTGAACACCTTCATGCGGTACCGCTTGTTCAGGTAGTACTTGATGGAATCTTTGTTGCCATCGAAGCGGGTGTGAAGCGAGCGGTAGCGCTCGGTGCGCTGGATGGAGGTGCTCAGGAAGTTGGGAATGAGCTTGCCGTTCTCGTCGCGCCACGGCTGCTGGCCTTTCCAGTGCGCATCAAACCAGCGCTGCTGCAGCTTCATGTGGTCGGCCACAGCGGTTTCGGCGTAGCGCTGCATGCGCGAGTCGATGGTGGTGTAAATCTTGAGGCCGTCGGCGTACAGGTCGTAGCCGGTTTCCTTGGCCCAGCTGCGCAGCATTTTGCTTACCTCCACCCGGAAGTACGGCGCAATGCCTTCGTTTTGATTTTCAACCTTGTAGTCGAGCTTAATGGGCTTGGCTACCGCGGCGGCATAGGTACCTTCGTCGAGGTAATCGTATTTGCGCATTTGGGTCAGCACCCAGTCGCGGCGCTTTTTGCTGCGCTCGGGGTTGCGCACCGGATTGAACACGGTGGGGCCGTTTACCAAACCCACCAGCAGCGCCGATTCTTCCAACGTCAGCTCTTTTGGCTTTTTGTTGAAAAACGTTTTGGCCGCCGTGAAAATGCCGTAAGCATTAGAGCCGTATTCAGCCTGATTGAGGTACATGCGCAGGATTTCGCGCTTGGTATAGTTGCGCTCGAGTCGCACCGCCAAAATCCATTCTTTGGTTTTGGTAATGAGCATGCGCAAGCCCGGCACGTCGTTCAGCTTGCCGTCGTTCAGGTCTTCGCGGGTGCGGAACAGCATTTTGGCTAGCTGCTGGCTAAGTGTAGAGCCGCCGCCGCTTTTGCCACCCAGCACCAAGCCCGAGGCCACCCGCATCATAGCTTTGGCATCGATGCCGGAGTGTTGCTCGAAGCGCGCATCCTCGGTGGCCACCAACGCATCAACGGTATGTTGGCTGAGGTCGTCGTACTCCACGGGCGTGCGGTTCTCGCGGAAGTATTTGCCCATCAGCGCACCATCGGCCGAATAAATTTCCGACGCCAGTTCGCTTTTGGGATTTTCGAGCGTGCGTAGGTTGGGCATGCTCCCGAACAAGTTCAGGAAGTTGATGCTCACAGCCAGCACAAACAAAATGGCGGCCAGCACGCCCGCGCCAAACAACAGCCAGAGCGTACGGGTAACGGCCCCAAACCGCTCAGGACGGTTTGGCTTGGGGCGATAAGCAGGTTTAGGCCGTGAAACGGTAGGCATTTATGAGAATTAGTAATTGAGAATTAACAATGAATAGTTGACAGCTGGTGCCAGCATGTGTATACACCGGAGCCGATGCATACTGCAGCCAATTATTAATTGCTCATTGTTAATTCTTAATTGAATAAACGGGCTGGGCGAAGCGCAAATACTCCTCCAGGTTGCCGCGCGAGAGGAGCACCGGCAGGTTATCAATACCGATCAGGAAGGATTGGTAACCCGCGTTGCGAAACTTCATCAGCGGGCCTTGCGGCCCGCGCAGCTTAAGCGCGTAGTTAAGCGCAACCTTGGCGTTGGGCAAAGCCTGCACAACCAGCAACTGCTGATCGGGACCTAGGGGCTGCGCCTGCACCTGCAAATTGCTGGCCTTAAAGAAGCGGTTGTTGTAAGCGGCAAGCTGATTTTGAAGCTCGGCAAAAGCAGCGGCGTCTTTGGGGTAGGCAATTACCACCGCGTGCGCTGCATTCACATCGGCGCGGTACGGCGAGGCTTCGGCAGGCGGGGCGGCAGTTGGCTTAGGCTCGGTGGCAGCGGTTGGGGAGGGGCTGCCGGCCCCTGCAGGCTGCGGCGGCGTAGGCGAGTTGTTAGCAGGCGGGGTTGGTGCGCTTGGGGCAGGCACTTGGGCAGCGGCGACCTTGGGCGCGGCAGGAGCGGGAGCTGCGCCCTTCGAGGCCGGTGGCGTAACCACCGGGGCTGGTAATTTTTGAGGCTCGGCTTGCGGGGCCGGCTTTAGCGCCACGGCTGGCGTTTCGTTTTCTTGGTACAGAATGCGCACACGGTTATCAACCTCGCCGGGACGAAAGAACGACACCGATGGCTTTTCGGTGGAGGCCAAGGCGCCGGCCAACTGGCCGCTTTCGTAGCGGCCGTAAGTGCTCAGTAGCTCTTGCGCCCTAGGTGCCAGCCCACTCTCGGGGTACTTCTTCACAAAGGCAGCTACCTCGGCTTTGTGCTTGGCCGGCGGTTGGGTGCGCAGCGTTAGCAGCAGTTGCAGGTACTCGGCGCGGTCGTTCAGGTCGGTTTCGGGGTACTGCTTGCGCGCCCGAACCAAGGCTGCGTTGGCTTTCTTGAATTCCTGCTTTTTGTAGAGCGCAAATGCCGAATCGAGCCGCACGGCCATGTGCTCGTTGGCCACCGAAGTGCGGCGCAAGTACTCGGGGTCGGCCACAAGCCGGGCAAACGAGGAGTTAGCAAACTCCTGCCGTAGCCGTTGGGCGTAGGCTTCGGCTTTAGCATCGCCTAGGTCCTTGTAAAGCAGGTACAAGCTGTAGTACACCTCCAGGGTGTGCGGGCTGTTCGGAAAACGTTGCAGCAACTGCTCGTAGGTCTGGGCTGCCTTGGCCGGCTCTTTCAGCTGCTGGTTGTAAATGGCTCCTAGGGCAAACAAGGCCTCCAGCACCTTGGCTTCGGCCTGCTGTTGTTGCTCGGCCGTAGCCGGTATGCTTTGCTGATACTGCGCCAGCAACGCCGCGCGTTCGTCAGCAGGCGTGGCCTGCTGGGCCGATGCCCCGCTAGCCGGGTTTACCAGGCTGCCATCGGCCCCGCGTACCGAAACCGGCGCCCCGGCGCCTGGCACCGGCGCACCGGTGGTGGCAAGGCTGCTCAGGCGCCAGTTATCGGTTAGAGGGCGGTTGCCCCAACGCCGCTCAAAGTCGGCGCGGGCAGTGCCCAGCGCCGTTGGGTTATCGAAGTACCACAGCCGGCCTGTGGAGACACTGGCAAACGCCAGCGGGTCTACGTTGGGGTTGCCAGCGCGGGTGGGGTCTTGACCTAGGGCCGTTTGGTTGACGCCGCGAGCGGCCAACGCCGCCTGCCGCTCGGCTGCCTGTTTGCGGCGCAGCAGCTCCGCATCGGCATAAGCAACCAAGCGCGTGCGCAGGGCCGCTGTATCCAGTTTGGCCAAGGCAAGCAAGCTGTCTTGGGTTTCAACGGTAGTTAGGTGCTGGGCAAAGTCGCGCAAAATATCGCGCCGCTCCACAATTGCCGCAAACTCCGGCGTTTCCCTGGGCAGGCTCTGGGTAGTGCTATCGTAATAGGCGGCTGCGGGGCGGTACTTCTGCAGGTTTTCGTAGTAGATGCGCCCAGCCAGCAAGTACGCATAGCCGCGTTGCGCCCGGTTGGTGGTATTCAGCCGCACCGATTGGTTAAGCAGCTTCAGCGCTTCGTCGTATCGTTGCTGGCGGTACTCCAGGCGCGCCATTTCGTAGTACACTTTGTCGCGGTACTCGCGGTTGTTGGGGTCCTTCAGCAGCTTCGCGAAGTACTTGTTTAGGCGCGTGCGGTCTTGCTGGTTCAGGTCCGATACCTGCCCGAGCATGAGTTTGGCAAAAAAGTCGAGCTCGTAGGGCGGGTTGCGCCGCAAAATGCTGTTGAGCTGGGCGTAAGCTTCCTTGTCCTGGCCGGTGTTCTGATAGAGTTGCGCTAGCACATAGCGCGTGCGCGAGCGTTCGTCCTTTTTCTCTATATATGGAATGGCCTTGCTGAGATTCTCAATGGCCAGCCGCTCGTTGCCCTGCCTAATGTGGTATTGCGCGCGGGTCAGGAAAAGCTCGCGCGCATTGTCGTAGGTGCCTTCTTCTTTATCAAGCAAGTCCGATACGGCGGCGGCATTTTCCCACTCGTTGGTGGCCATGTACGTGCGCATCAGCCAGATCAGCGCCTCGTGCCGGGCGTTGGCGTCCTTGCTGGTGGTGTTCACGTACTTAAACGTCTTTAGCGCCTCCTCGAACTCGCGTTTGTAAAAACGGGCCTTGCCAATCAGCACATACGCGTCGTCGGTATAGTCGCTAGTGCCGTGGCGCTGAATAGGCAAGGAGGCCTTTTTCACCACGTCGTCCATGTCGCCCGCGAGCTGCACGGCCTTTACCGAATCGACCACCGGCAACAGCGGCAGCGTACGGTTGTAATCGTTGGGGCGTTCCTTATTTAGGGCAGCCTCCACGCCCCGCATTTTCTCGCGCGCCAAAAAGTAGCCGTTGTCGCGGGCAGTAATGTTTTGGTAGGTGCGAGCTATCACGTTGTGGCGTTCGGCCGAGCAGCCCGCCAGCAAAGCGGCGCCAGCAAAAGCCAACCCAACAACAGGTACCCAAGTAAGGCGCAAAAAATTCGACACGAGCAGCAGAAAGCAGGCGGGTGAAAGGCAGTGTGAGCAAAACGCCGACCGACCGTGATTTTGTTCGGAAGCGATGTAATCCTCCTAGAACGCTACAATGCAAGTAAAAGTACGGGAAAAATGCGCCAGCCCCGGGTTGGTGTCGCTGCCCTAGGTGCTTAAGCCCTGCCGATAGGCAGGCATTTACGCAGCGCGCCGTACCTTTGCCATCCGCTTGCCCCAACCTACATGCCCACGCCTAACCCACAACCCCCGTTTAAATCCGATTCGGACGCCGACCGGCGGCGCCAGTTCGGCAAGTTTTCCGGCGTAGGCGTGCAAATGCTAGTAGTGATAGGCCTAAGCGCGTGGGGTGGCGTTGCCCTCGACAAGAAAATGGGCTGGGAGCCTTGGGGCACCATTTTGCTCACCTTGCTCGGGGTATTTATTGCTATGTACCAAGTCATCCGGGCCGTCTCCGAAAAATAGGCTGTCCACAAAACCAAGCTCCTTTCTGCCCTAGGCAGGTTTGCAATACCTACTCCACGTGAACCGCTTTTTTCGCAACCTACTGCTGTTTTCGGTGCCGCTGGCCGCTCTGCTGTACTTCCTGCGCCTGCAGTACGGTACTGCTGTTGTGCACCCGCAAGCCGATTATTTGCTGCTCTTTTACGTAGGGCTTACGGCTTTCACGTTCTGGCTGACTTACCGAGCTGTAAAGCGCAAACCCGATAGCATGATGACCGCCTGGTTTGCCACCACCGCCCTGCGTTTGGTACTGGCTATGGTAATAGTTGTGGGCTATTTGGTAAGCGGTGGCGCCAAGGATGGCAACAACACTTGGACTTTTTTGGGCTTGTTCTTCCTGCTGTATTTTCTCTACACTGGGTTTGAAGTCTGGAACGTCGTGACTAACTTGCGCCCGTTTTCAAAACCGGGCTCCGAAAGTGCGCAATAGTGCGCTAAGTAGGCCTTAAATCTCACTGAATGAAGCGGTTTCTGCTCCTTTTCTTCTGGATTCTGACGTTGCCGGTTTTTGCGCAGGAGCATCACGGCGATGTGCCATCCACCTCGGCCACGCAGGTGGAAGCCACCGAAGAAGGCGAGTTCAAGCCGGGTGAGATGATTCTGCATCACATTGCTGATGCGCACGAATGGCACTTCGCCACGATTGGTCACACCCATATTACGTTGCCGCTGCCGGTAATTGCATACCAGCCCGGTAAAGGCCTGTCGGCTTTCTCCTCGAGCAAGCTGGCTCACGGTGAAACCTACAACGGCCTCAAGCTTGAGCATGAGCACCTTGTAGCCCAAGATGGCAGCAAAGTGTACGACTTTTCGATTACCAAGAACGTAGCCTCGCTGCTCTTGAGTGCACTGCTGCTGATTGTTGTTTTCTTCTCGGTAGCCAGCGGCTATAAGAAGAACCACGGCCGTGCACCGCGTGGTATTCAGTCGTTCTTCGAGCCCATCATTGCCTTCATTCGCGACGACATCGCCAAGACCAACATCGGCCCGAAGTACGAGCGTTACCTGCCGTACCTGCTCACGTTGT includes the following:
- a CDS encoding penicillin-binding protein 1A; protein product: MPTVSRPKPAYRPKPNRPERFGAVTRTLWLLFGAGVLAAILFVLAVSINFLNLFGSMPNLRTLENPKSELASEIYSADGALMGKYFRENRTPVEYDDLSQHTVDALVATEDARFEQHSGIDAKAMMRVASGLVLGGKSGGGSTLSQQLAKMLFRTREDLNDGKLNDVPGLRMLITKTKEWILAVRLERNYTKREILRMYLNQAEYGSNAYGIFTAAKTFFNKKPKELTLEESALLVGLVNGPTVFNPVRNPERSKKRRDWVLTQMRKYDYLDEGTYAAAVAKPIKLDYKVENQNEGIAPYFRVEVSKMLRSWAKETGYDLYADGLKIYTTIDSRMQRYAETAVADHMKLQQRWFDAHWKGQQPWRDENGKLIPNFLSTSIQRTERYRSLHTRFDGNKDSIKYYLNKRYRMKVFTWNGGEKEVTMSPMDSLAYYKRLLHAGFMAMNPLNGHIKAWVGGINFKYIKYDHVKQGKRQPGSTFKPFVYVAAIDQGYSPCYQRPDVATTFPAVAGRAPYTPKNFEGGFSGRTFTLRQALARSMNSITAWLVQKLGPETIVAYAKRLGITSPIEAVPAVGFGSSDVSIYELSGAYSTFVNRGVWTAPMMVTRIEDKNGNVLREFVAQTKEALNEETAYLMTYMMRGAVEEQGGTSIILRNGFKFPHQMAGKTGTTSNYSDAWFMGMTPDLVCGTWVGGEDRSIHFRTGAYGQGSRLALPIYGLFMRQVYKHNKDIGISTGEFPKPQKPLDIEIDCSRYYGAQRDTIPYEQKLNQVDIQDLEDQDI
- the porW gene encoding type IX secretion system periplasmic lipoprotein PorW/SprE, producing MSNFLRLTWVPVVGLAFAGAALLAGCSAERHNVIARTYQNITARDNGYFLAREKMRGVEAALNKERPNDYNRTLPLLPVVDSVKAVQLAGDMDDVVKKASLPIQRHGTSDYTDDAYVLIGKARFYKREFEEALKTFKYVNTTSKDANARHEALIWLMRTYMATNEWENAAAVSDLLDKEEGTYDNARELFLTRAQYHIRQGNERLAIENLSKAIPYIEKKDERSRTRYVLAQLYQNTGQDKEAYAQLNSILRRNPPYELDFFAKLMLGQVSDLNQQDRTRLNKYFAKLLKDPNNREYRDKVYYEMARLEYRQQRYDEALKLLNQSVRLNTTNRAQRGYAYLLAGRIYYENLQKYRPAAAYYDSTTQSLPRETPEFAAIVERRDILRDFAQHLTTVETQDSLLALAKLDTAALRTRLVAYADAELLRRKQAAERQAALAARGVNQTALGQDPTRAGNPNVDPLAFASVSTGRLWYFDNPTALGTARADFERRWGNRPLTDNWRLSSLATTGAPVPGAGAPVSVRGADGSLVNPASGASAQQATPADERAALLAQYQQSIPATAEQQQQAEAKVLEALFALGAIYNQQLKEPAKAAQTYEQLLQRFPNSPHTLEVYYSLYLLYKDLGDAKAEAYAQRLRQEFANSSFARLVADPEYLRRTSVANEHMAVRLDSAFALYKKQEFKKANAALVRARKQYPETDLNDRAEYLQLLLTLRTQPPAKHKAEVAAFVKKYPESGLAPRAQELLSTYGRYESGQLAGALASTEKPSVSFFRPGEVDNRVRILYQENETPAVALKPAPQAEPQKLPAPVVTPPASKGAAPAPAAPKVAAAQVPAPSAPTPPANNSPTPPQPAGAGSPSPTAATEPKPTAAPPAEASPYRADVNAAHAVVIAYPKDAAAFAELQNQLAAYNNRFFKASNLQVQAQPLGPDQQLLVVQALPNAKVALNYALKLRGPQGPLMKFRNAGYQSFLIGIDNLPVLLSRGNLEEYLRFAQPVYSIKN
- a CDS encoding AtpZ/AtpI family protein, which codes for MPTPNPQPPFKSDSDADRRRQFGKFSGVGVQMLVVIGLSAWGGVALDKKMGWEPWGTILLTLLGVFIAMYQVIRAVSEK
- the atpB gene encoding F0F1 ATP synthase subunit A, with the translated sequence MKRFLLLFFWILTLPVFAQEHHGDVPSTSATQVEATEEGEFKPGEMILHHIADAHEWHFATIGHTHITLPLPVIAYQPGKGLSAFSSSKLAHGETYNGLKLEHEHLVAQDGSKVYDFSITKNVASLLLSALLLIVVFFSVASGYKKNHGRAPRGIQSFFEPIIAFIRDDIAKTNIGPKYERYLPYLLTLFFFIWFNNLMGLMPGAANLTGNISITFLLALLTLLITVFSGNKNYWGHIFATPGVPTWLLPIMIPVELIGIITKPFSLMVRLFANITAGHIIVLSFISLIFIFKSVAVSPLGVGFALFINVLEMLVAILQAYLFTLLSAMYIGGAVEEHHHDADIQIGGEDMSKPATHH